ACCGGCAGGTGGTCACTCGTCGTCCTCGAAGGGGTTCTCCACGAGGGCGTTGCTGTGGCTGGCGGAGTTGTGCGGGAGCTCCCGCTCGACCTCCACCCGCTGGAACACGTCGTCCATGTCGTTCACCTCCTCCC
This portion of the Saccharopolyspora antimicrobica genome encodes:
- the amiA gene encoding streptamidine family RiPP, with translation MDDVFQRVEVERELPHNSASHSNALVENPFEDDE